AAACCAATTGTGCCACCACTTGCGGCTTCTGGAGAGGCATGACCAATAGAAAGACCAGAAGTCCCGCCAGAGAAACGGCCATCAGTAAGTAATGCACATGCTTTACCTAATCCCATTGATTTTAGGTAAGTGGTTGGGTACAACATTTCTTGCATACCCGGGCCGCCTTTAGGACCTTCGTAGCGAATAACAACCACATTCCCTGCTTTTACTTCTCCGGCTAAAATATTTTCTACAGCGGTATCTTGGCTTTCAAATACAATGGCAGGACCTTGGAATTTAAGGTTATCTTCATCAACACCGGCTGTTTTTACAATACAGCCGTCAACCGCGATATTACCAGAAAGAACCGCTAGGCCGCCTTCTTGAGCGGATGCTATTAGGTGAAGTACCGTATTACTTGAACCGCCCATTGCAATATCTAACGCCATTGCATTTTCAAATGCCGCTTTGTTGGCAATATTACGTGGCAGAGCCGAATCATCGCCTTGCTCGTAATAACGCTTAGTTAGAGTCACGATGCGTTTACCTGCATTGATAAACAATTCTTCACGATCGGCATGAGTAGCAAGCATTGATCCATTACCCGGTTGAGATAACCCTAATGCTTCAGTTAAACAGTTCATTGAGTTGGCGGTAAACATACCAGAACATGAACCACAAGTTGGACACGCTGAACGTTCTATTTGCTCGCTTTGTGCATCAGAAACCGTTGGATCAGCGCCTTGGATCATGGCATCAACTAAATCAAGTTTAATGATTTGATCTGAAAGTTTAGTTTTGCCTGCTTCCATTGGGCCGCCAGAGACGAAAATTACTGGGATATTTAGACGCATTGCCGCCATCATCATTCCTGGAGTAATCTTGTCACAGTTTGAAATACATACCATGGCATCAGCACAGTGTGCATTCACCATGTATTCAACGGAATCTGCGATCAGTTCACGAGATGGCAATGAGTACAACATGCCTCCGTGTCCCATTGCGATGCCATCATCGACAGCAATGGTATTGAATTCTTTGGCGATACCACCTGCTTTCTCAATCTCGCCTGCCACTAATTGCCCCATATCTTTAAGATGAACATGACCGGGTACAAATTGGGTGAATGAATTCACTACGGCAATAATTGGCTTGCCAAAGTCTTCTTCTTTTACGCCAGTTGCACGCCATAGTGCGCGTGCGCCAGCCATATTACGGCCATGAGTGGTGGTAGCTGAACGGTATCTGTTTTTAGGAGTGGTAGACATATCGTTTAATCCTTTAAATTTTTATCTTATGTTCGATGTAATGTAGCGACATTAACGGTGGTTATGTCCCAAAGCTTCTCTATTTGATTTGTTAGAAGGCTAATGGGACGATCGCTTTCAACAATAATTTCGATAGCGGCGACACCATCTGATTGATTTTGAGTCGCAAGCACTTGTTTAATGGCAAAGCCACGGTGACGAATGACGCGTAATACTCGCTCTAATAGAACGGGCTTATCAGTCGCTTTTATCTCTAAAATATAACGTTGTTGCATGCTCTATCCCTCTACCATGTCTTGGTTTGCTGCACCCGGTGGAACAAGTGGCCATACGTTCTCTTCTTCAGAGATAAGTACATGCAACATATAAGCTGTTTTACTTTCTAACATCTCTTTTAATGCTGGTTCCACTTCTTCTTTACGTGTGATCGTTTTACCTGGAATGTTGAAGGCGGCGGCTAATGCGACAAAGTCAGGGTTATCATCAAGAATTGTTTCACTATGGCGGCCATCGAAGAACAGTGATTGCCATTGGCGAACCATGCCTAAACGTTGGTTGTTTAGTAGAACCATTTTTACAGGAATTTGTTTACGTTTTAATGTGCCTAATTCTTGAACGTTCATCATGAACGAACCATCACCAGTGATAAGAATGGACTCATCATTAGGGCGAGCGACTTTCGCACCCATGGCAGCAGGTAAGCCAAAACCCATGGTGCCAAGGCCTGCTGATGTTAGGTAATTTTCAGGAGCTCTTGGTTGAATGTGTTGTGCAGCCCACATTTGATGTTGACCAACATCGGTAGCAACAATAGAGCTGTCAGGCATCATGTCTGATAATTGTTTAAGCAATAATGGGGCGTAGATAAGATCACCAGGATGATCGTAGCACCACTTAAACTCACTGCGGAGCTCTGATACATGAGCGAGCCACGATGATAAATCTTGATTAGCATGAAGTTGTGGCAAAATCACATTGATATCACCACGTAATGTTGCATGGGCATGACGCAGTTTATTAAATTCAGCCGCATCAATATCAATATGAATGACTTTTGCGTGAGGTGCAAAGCTTTCTAGTTTTCCAGTTACTCTGTCATCAAAACGAGCGCCGACTACCACCAGTAAATCCGATTCTTGAACGATTAAGTTTGCGGCTTTTGTTCCATGCATCCCAACCATCCCTAAATAATGAGGGTCGTGGCGCTCAATGGAGCCAAGTCCTTTTAATGTACTAACGGAAGGCATTGGATTGGAGATTAAGAAATCACGAACGGCATCTGTCGCATGGCCTAATTGAACACCACCACCGACGTATAGTACTGGTTTCTGGCTTTCTTGTAGTAATGCAATCGCGGCATCGAGACTTGCTTGGCTTGCTACTGGGATTTTTGGTGGCTCAAAATGAGGCAATACCGTCACTGGCGCTTCAGCGACTTGCACATCTTTGGCTATATCAATCAGAACAGGCCCGGGACGACCTGATTTAGCGACTTCAAATGCCTCTGCAATAACAGGAGCGAGATCATTAATATCAGTCACTAGGTAGCTGTGTTTCGTAGAACAATAGGCGCCTACGGCGCAAATCAAAAGGACTCAACCTCTTCCATTGTTGCCAATAAATCGTTTATCCTATCGCCATGCACGCATATAAACCCCTGAAACAATTATTTAATAGTCAAAATAACTGGCTTAAATTTCTTCATAATAACAAAGCTAACCTAAGAGCGGTCGTGATTGAAAATGTCACAAAGATGCTGTCCTGTGGGACAGCGGCTTTTGGCTCTCGCGAATATCATTGTTGCAACCCTGACTGTACCCATATCAAATATATTCACCAAACCTGTAAATCTCGAGCGTGCAGTAGCTGTGGCATGAAAGCCACAGAGCGATGGATACAAAAGCAACAACATGTCTTCCCTGAATGCGAATATCAACACATCACCTTTACCCTTCCAAACACGCTATGGCCTATCTTTCGTCATAACCGTTGGCTGTTAAATAAATTATTCAAATGTGCTGCAAACATTCTGCTGGGATGGGCAAAAGATAAAGGAATAGATGTCGGTATCTTTTGTGCTCTTCATACTTACGGTCGAAAACTGAATTGGAATACGCACTTACATTTATCG
The Aliivibrio salmonicida LFI1238 genome window above contains:
- a CDS encoding dihydroxy-acid dehydratase domain-containing protein; translation: MSTTPKNRYRSATTTHGRNMAGARALWRATGVKEEDFGKPIIAVVNSFTQFVPGHVHLKDMGQLVAGEIEKAGGIAKEFNTIAVDDGIAMGHGGMLYSLPSRELIADSVEYMVNAHCADAMVCISNCDKITPGMMMAAMRLNIPVIFVSGGPMEAGKTKLSDQIIKLDLVDAMIQGADPTVSDAQSEQIERSACPTCGSCSGMFTANSMNCLTEALGLSQPGNGSMLATHADREELFINAGKRIVTLTKRYYEQGDDSALPRNIANKAAFENAMALDIAMGGSSNTVLHLIASAQEGGLAVLSGNIAVDGCIVKTAGVDEDNLKFQGPAIVFESQDTAVENILAGEVKAGNVVVIRYEGPKGGPGMQEMLYPTTYLKSMGLGKACALLTDGRFSGGTSGLSIGHASPEAASGGTIGLVKTGDIITIDIPNRSITLDVPEAELSERRAEQDKLGWKPVNRQREVSFALKAYAMMATSADKGAVRDRSKLEG
- the ilvM gene encoding acetolactate synthase 2 small subunit codes for the protein MQQRYILEIKATDKPVLLERVLRVIRHRGFAIKQVLATQNQSDGVAAIEIIVESDRPISLLTNQIEKLWDITTVNVATLHRT